The Budorcas taxicolor isolate Tak-1 chromosome 25, Takin1.1, whole genome shotgun sequence genome includes a region encoding these proteins:
- the NUDT8 gene encoding mitochondrial coenzyme A diphosphatase NUDT8, with protein MLPDCLSAEGEQRCRRLLAGATARLRARPAAAAVLVPLCSVHGVPALLYTLRSSRLAGRHKGDVSFPGGKCDPADRDVVHTALRETQEELGLAVPEEKVWGVLRPVHDREKATVVPVLAGVGPLDPQSLRPNPEEVDEVFALPLAHLLQEQNQGYTHFCHGGHFQYTLPVFLHGPHRVWGLTAVITEFTLKLLAPGVYQPRLAGPELPRG; from the exons ATGCTGCCCGACTGCCTGTCGGCGGAGGGCGAACAGCGCTGCCGGCGGTTGCTGGCGGGAGCCACGGCCCGGCTGCGCGCGCGGCCTGCGGCAGCCGCGGTCCTCGTGCCGCTGTGCTCGGTGCACGGGGTCCCGGCGCTACTCTACACGCTGCGGTCCAGCCGCCTGGCCGGGAGGCACAAGGGTGACGTCAG tttcccaggtggcaagtGTGACCCCGCTGATCGGGACGTGGTGCACACGGCCCTGAGGGAGACGCAGGAGGAGCTGGGCCTGGCTGTGCCCGAGGAGAAGGTTTGGGGAGTTCTGCGGCCCGTGCACGACCGG GAAAAGGCCACAGTGGTGCCGGTGCTGGCTGGAGTGGGCCCGCTGGATCCCCAGAGCCTCAGGCCCAACCCCGAGGAG GTGGATGAAGTGTTCGCCCTGCCCCTGGCCCATCTGCTGCAGGAGCAGAACCAGGGTTACACCCACTTCTGCCACGGTGGCCACTTCCAATACACACTGCCCGTATTCCTGCATGGGCCGCACCGAGTCTGGGGCCTCACAGCCGTCATCACTGAGTTCACCCTGAAGCTGCTGGCCCCTGGCGTCTACCAGCCCCGCCTGGCTGGCCCAGAGCTGCCCCGGGGCTGA